One stretch of Lacimicrobium alkaliphilum DNA includes these proteins:
- a CDS encoding peptidylprolyl isomerase, whose amino-acid sequence MKTWLIAFMTLVSIGVMAKDEGAKIQPDNLFPRVKLETSMGDIVVELDRIKAPITTNNFLLYVSKRSYEDTIFHRVIKDFVVQGGGYDSEFNSKPTIRTIFNESGNGNKNERYTLAMARENDPHSAGRQFFFNMNDNDSLDPGRKWGYAVFGRVTEGMDVLDKIAAVETDVHETFGWPDVPIEPVILKKATILPPQF is encoded by the coding sequence ATGAAAACCTGGCTTATTGCTTTTATGACACTGGTATCCATTGGCGTGATGGCCAAAGATGAAGGCGCCAAGATTCAGCCTGATAACCTTTTCCCCAGGGTTAAGCTGGAAACCAGCATGGGCGATATCGTGGTAGAGCTGGATCGGATCAAAGCCCCTATCACCACCAATAACTTTTTACTTTATGTGTCCAAGCGCAGCTATGAAGACACCATTTTCCACAGAGTTATCAAAGATTTTGTGGTTCAGGGCGGTGGTTATGACAGTGAATTTAACAGCAAACCGACGATTCGCACCATCTTCAACGAGTCCGGCAACGGCAATAAGAACGAACGCTATACCCTGGCCATGGCCAGAGAGAACGATCCGCACTCAGCCGGCAGGCAGTTTTTCTTCAATATGAATGACAATGACAGTCTGGATCCCGGCAGAAAATGGGGTTATGCGGTATTTGGCCGGGTTACCGAAGGCATGGACGTGCTGGATAAGATTGCCGCCGTAGAAACCGATGTGCACGAGACCTTTGGCTGGCCCGATGTGCCGATAGAGCCTGTGATACTGAAAAAAGCCACGATATTGCCACCGCAATTCTGA
- a CDS encoding TRAP transporter large permease has translation MEWLALVMFVLVCLVLMLGYPVAYSLAGTALIFAAVCSLFGAFDMAYLSALPSRIYGIMTNQTLLAVPLFVFMGVMLEKSRVAEQLLTAMGQVFGRYRAGLAVSVILVGMLMAASTGIVGATVVTMGLLSLPTMLERGYSPALATGSICATGTLGQIIPPSIALVLLGDVLSSAYQRAQLNMGIFSPESVSVGDLFVGALIPGLILVVMYLLYVLGLGFFRPQSVRKDQPEQPRRLGILPLLRALMPPLILMVLVLGSILLGLATPTEAAGVGALGALLLAMFSRQLSLKRLQEVMLNTTKVTAMVFLILIGASVFSLVFRGLGGETLIEDFFTGLPGGVFSAMLVVMLVIFLLGFILDFIEITFVVVPIVGPVLLMMGVDPVWLGIMIAINLQTSFLTPPFGFALFYLRGVAPESVRTSDMYRGVIPFIILQLLLLAGLALWPELATWLPDKIYS, from the coding sequence ATGGAATGGCTGGCATTGGTGATGTTTGTGCTGGTTTGCCTGGTACTGATGCTCGGCTATCCGGTGGCCTACTCTCTGGCAGGTACGGCACTGATTTTTGCCGCAGTATGCTCTTTATTCGGGGCATTCGATATGGCTTATCTGAGTGCGTTGCCAAGCCGGATTTACGGCATAATGACCAATCAGACTCTGTTGGCTGTGCCTTTGTTCGTGTTTATGGGTGTGATGCTGGAAAAGTCCAGGGTTGCTGAGCAGTTATTAACTGCCATGGGGCAGGTGTTTGGTCGCTATCGGGCGGGACTGGCAGTTTCTGTGATCCTGGTCGGTATGTTAATGGCCGCCAGCACCGGCATTGTGGGTGCAACGGTGGTCACCATGGGCTTGTTGTCTCTGCCTACAATGCTTGAGCGGGGTTATTCACCAGCACTGGCTACCGGCAGTATCTGTGCCACCGGCACTCTGGGGCAGATTATTCCGCCCTCTATCGCGCTGGTGCTGCTGGGGGATGTGTTATCCAGTGCTTATCAGCGTGCGCAGCTGAATATGGGGATTTTCTCACCGGAATCGGTATCGGTGGGGGATTTGTTTGTCGGCGCCCTGATCCCGGGCCTGATACTGGTGGTGATGTATCTGCTCTATGTATTAGGGCTGGGCTTCTTCAGACCACAGTCAGTGCGAAAAGATCAACCTGAGCAACCCCGGAGGCTCGGCATTTTGCCATTGTTGCGGGCGCTGATGCCGCCGTTGATTCTAATGGTACTGGTATTGGGCTCGATTTTACTGGGGCTCGCCACACCCACAGAAGCCGCCGGAGTAGGGGCTTTAGGTGCACTGTTGCTGGCCATGTTCAGCCGTCAGTTGTCACTTAAGCGATTGCAGGAGGTGATGTTAAACACCACCAAAGTCACGGCCATGGTGTTTTTGATCCTCATCGGCGCGTCGGTATTTTCACTGGTGTTCAGAGGCTTAGGTGGTGAAACCCTGATCGAGGATTTCTTTACCGGTTTGCCGGGCGGTGTGTTCAGCGCCATGTTAGTGGTGATGCTGGTGATTTTCCTGCTCGGTTTTATTCTCGATTTTATTGAAATCACCTTTGTGGTGGTGCCCATAGTCGGACCGGTATTGTTAATGATGGGGGTGGATCCTGTGTGGCTGGGAATTATGATTGCCATTAACCTGCAAACCTCCTTTTTAACCCCACCCTTTGGTTTTGCGCTGTTCTATCTGCGTGGTGTGGCCCCTGAAAGTGTCAGAACATCGGATATGTATCGTGGGGTCATCCCCTTTATTATCCTGCAACTGTTACTATTGGCAGGCTTGGCCCTCTGGCCTGAGTTAGCCACCTGGTTGCCTGATAAAATCTATAGCTGA
- a CDS encoding LPS-assembly protein LptD translates to MKLSRFTLLPLGLFCTAVWAETELCLVPPELSVSSQALPGNNDIRVKAKEAQIQQDKLAEFSGNVEIQSKQGNIRAQQALIDKTARQLRASGDIAFTDNQIYITSDNMGLDLASGSLSLDNTEYQMLGFVGRGQAEHIDISNQYGIALEEVSFTTCPAGQEDWLIKASSITLAPDEIWGEARNTRFYLGGIPILYLPYFSFPVSEQRQTGLLFPTLSSSDRVGVAFEQPYYWNIAPNYDATFSPRLMSDRGLQLKTEFRYLTQSHNGQLDLEYLHDDRRSDLDEARYFYRFVHQGQLSENWQVSAEINGLSDDNYIVDLGSDFYNRADTHLNQNLQLWYFSDKLNFSAQIRDFEIIGNHPNSYRAIPELKLDYHQDLTSLLRFRFDSELAHFENGEQDSPSATRLHLAPTLSLPLHNSWGEFIAEGTLLQTFYRQSLPEGSTLDESVSRTLGRGRLYGAINFERQIELFGDQMTQTLEPKMQYLYTSYQNQQQIGRYDTSRLLNDYIGLFRGQEFTGLDRISDSNQFTLGLTTRLLDDNDIEQLRLSLGQIFYIGDTRLRDNIRDEDRSALAAELDWRISSKWFVRSQIQLSSVNQRVERSNLSLDYKLADDKLIQLNHRYVRDISGNEIDQVGLTASWPITKNWHWVGRWYKDLSSNRTIESFTGVQYQSCCWALQFVAQRYLSNRFDALGEQSSDEFESGIALQFVFRGFGGKDSARSLLNEGLFGYRHPYFLNN, encoded by the coding sequence ATGAAATTATCCCGTTTTACATTATTGCCTCTGGGGCTGTTTTGTACTGCCGTCTGGGCAGAGACAGAGTTATGTTTAGTGCCCCCGGAATTGTCGGTCAGTAGTCAGGCTCTGCCAGGCAATAATGACATCAGAGTCAAGGCCAAAGAAGCGCAGATACAACAGGATAAGCTTGCAGAATTCAGTGGGAATGTGGAAATTCAAAGCAAACAGGGCAATATCAGGGCTCAGCAGGCCCTGATAGACAAAACCGCCCGTCAGCTCAGAGCCAGCGGTGATATCGCCTTTACTGACAACCAGATTTATATCACCAGCGACAACATGGGCCTGGATCTGGCGTCCGGTAGCCTGTCACTTGATAACACCGAATATCAGATGCTCGGCTTTGTCGGCCGTGGTCAGGCAGAACATATCGATATCAGCAACCAGTATGGAATTGCTCTGGAAGAGGTCAGTTTTACCACTTGTCCCGCAGGTCAGGAAGACTGGTTAATAAAAGCCAGCAGCATTACGCTGGCGCCCGATGAAATCTGGGGCGAAGCAAGAAATACTCGTTTTTATCTGGGTGGTATACCAATACTATACCTCCCCTATTTCAGCTTCCCGGTCTCTGAACAGCGCCAGACTGGTCTGTTATTCCCGACCCTTTCCAGCTCGGATAGGGTCGGTGTTGCCTTTGAACAGCCCTATTACTGGAATATTGCCCCCAATTACGATGCCACATTCTCTCCGCGCCTGATGTCAGACCGGGGCCTGCAATTAAAAACTGAATTCAGATATCTGACCCAATCTCACAATGGCCAGCTTGATCTCGAATATCTCCATGATGACCGTCGCAGTGATCTCGACGAAGCCCGTTATTTTTATCGTTTTGTGCATCAGGGACAGTTATCAGAAAACTGGCAGGTAAGCGCCGAGATCAATGGCCTCAGCGACGACAACTATATCGTCGATCTGGGCTCAGACTTTTACAACAGAGCCGATACACACCTGAATCAGAATCTGCAACTCTGGTACTTCTCGGACAAGCTTAATTTTTCGGCACAGATACGGGATTTCGAAATCATTGGTAACCACCCAAACAGTTACCGTGCTATTCCGGAGCTGAAGCTGGATTATCATCAGGATCTGACCTCGCTGCTCAGGTTCAGATTTGATTCCGAACTGGCCCATTTTGAAAATGGCGAGCAAGACAGCCCATCAGCAACCCGCCTGCATCTCGCACCAACTCTGAGCCTGCCCTTGCACAACAGTTGGGGGGAATTTATCGCAGAGGGTACTCTGTTGCAGACATTTTATCGTCAGTCTCTGCCCGAAGGATCAACGCTGGATGAATCTGTCAGTCGTACTCTCGGACGAGGCCGGCTTTATGGGGCAATAAACTTTGAACGACAAATAGAACTTTTTGGCGATCAGATGACTCAGACACTGGAACCAAAAATGCAGTATCTGTATACCAGCTATCAGAATCAGCAGCAGATCGGACGTTACGACACCAGCAGATTACTGAATGATTACATCGGCTTATTTCGTGGTCAGGAATTTACCGGACTGGATCGCATCAGTGACTCTAACCAGTTTACTCTGGGTCTGACCACCAGGTTGCTGGATGACAATGACATTGAACAATTGCGTCTCAGTCTGGGACAGATATTCTATATCGGTGACACCCGCCTGCGCGACAACATCCGGGATGAAGACAGATCGGCGCTGGCGGCCGAACTGGACTGGCGCATCAGCTCAAAGTGGTTTGTACGCTCACAGATTCAACTTTCATCTGTGAATCAACGGGTTGAACGCAGTAACCTGTCGCTGGACTACAAACTGGCAGATGACAAGCTAATACAATTAAACCATCGCTATGTGCGGGATATTTCCGGTAACGAGATCGATCAGGTAGGGTTGACGGCGAGCTGGCCAATAACAAAAAACTGGCACTGGGTAGGACGCTGGTATAAAGACTTGTCAAGCAACAGGACCATTGAGAGTTTCACCGGTGTACAATATCAGTCCTGTTGCTGGGCACTGCAATTTGTCGCCCAGCGGTATCTCAGTAACAGATTTGACGCTCTGGGTGAACAGAGTAGCGATGAGTTCGAGTCAGGTATCGCATTACAATTTGTATTTAGAGGATTTGGTGGCAAAGATTCGGCCAGATCCCTGTTAAATGAAGGGCTGTTCGGATATCGGCATCCCTATTTTTTGAATAATTGA
- a CDS encoding TRAP transporter small permease subunit, which yields MLYQRCSIIINQFNDLLCKLVSWLTLLMVLLVFTIVVLRYGFNLGWIAMQESALYLHAMVFLLGAAHTLKADEHVRVDIFYRKASPRRQAWVDILGTLLLLIPVNLYILIISWDYAAKSWGLLEGSGEAGGLPLVFVLKSLIPLFALTMLLQGIAQILTKLPLLNTGEH from the coding sequence TTGTTGTATCAACGTTGCTCAATAATTATCAACCAGTTCAATGATCTGCTGTGTAAGCTGGTCAGTTGGCTGACCTTACTGATGGTGCTGCTGGTGTTTACCATCGTCGTGCTCAGATATGGTTTTAATCTGGGCTGGATAGCCATGCAGGAGTCAGCTTTATATCTGCACGCCATGGTGTTTCTGTTGGGTGCAGCCCATACCCTGAAGGCCGATGAGCATGTCAGAGTGGATATTTTTTATCGTAAGGCGTCACCCCGGCGCCAGGCCTGGGTCGATATACTCGGCACTTTGCTGCTGTTGATACCGGTGAATCTTTATATTCTCATTATTAGCTGGGATTATGCGGCCAAATCCTGGGGACTGTTGGAGGGCTCCGGAGAGGCCGGAGGCTTGCCACTGGTTTTTGTTCTTAAGTCTTTGATCCCGTTATTTGCTCTGACTATGCTGCTACAGGGCATTGCGCAGATACTGACGAAGCTCCCGTTACTCAACACAGGTGAACACTGA
- a CDS encoding alpha-ketoglutarate-dependent dioxygenase AlkB family protein gives MQNDLFGQQDIQLADADLSYVPDFLSVSEADALLAVLRGTLAWRQDSIRIYGREVKIPRLQAWYGDPEAQYRYSGLDMRPLPWTEELRELKMTCEQFTGSRFNAVLANYYRDGADGMGWHADDEPELGTSPVIASVSLGQRRNMDFRHRHNGEKYRIRLGHGSLLVMAGLTQQYWQHALPKSRKAMDDRINLTFRRIIHPTQR, from the coding sequence ATGCAAAATGATTTGTTCGGTCAACAGGATATCCAACTGGCAGATGCCGATTTAAGTTATGTGCCCGATTTTCTTTCTGTGAGCGAGGCAGATGCCCTGTTGGCTGTTCTGAGAGGCACACTTGCCTGGCGTCAGGATAGTATCAGAATTTACGGCCGGGAAGTTAAAATCCCCCGCCTGCAAGCCTGGTATGGTGACCCGGAAGCACAATATCGTTATTCCGGGCTGGATATGCGCCCTTTGCCCTGGACTGAGGAATTGCGGGAACTGAAAATGACTTGTGAACAGTTCACGGGCAGCCGTTTTAATGCCGTGCTGGCTAATTATTACCGGGATGGAGCAGATGGTATGGGCTGGCACGCCGATGACGAACCAGAGTTAGGTACCAGCCCGGTGATTGCCTCCGTGAGTCTGGGGCAGCGCCGTAATATGGATTTCAGACACCGTCATAATGGGGAAAAGTACCGTATCAGACTTGGCCATGGTAGTTTGCTGGTGATGGCGGGCCTGACCCAGCAATACTGGCAACATGCTCTGCCGAAAAGCCGCAAGGCCATGGATGACAGGATAAATCTGACTTTTCGACGGATTATTCACCCAACTCAGAGATGA
- the djlA gene encoding co-chaperone DjlA, whose product MPIWGKVLGTFFGFMFGRIPGAILGFIVGHLFDRGYSQDFNQMGGFGRFFGKADDLKRQAVFFHALFSCMGHVAKANGQVTSDEIKMATALMDQMGLSGETRSEAQQAFREGKAADFPLKQTLQEFHQSCHGRRDILQVFLEILIQAAYADGGLDSAEQKVLETTASYLGFRQHELLYLLSVYEAELRFRTRSHHRRSSSSSSRSGSGPRGRGTYSDAQSLNDAYQILGVKKSDDMAKIKKAYRKLMSENHPDKLVSKGLPKQALEVAKTKAQDIQAAYELIKKHREG is encoded by the coding sequence ATGCCCATTTGGGGAAAGGTGCTCGGTACTTTCTTTGGTTTTATGTTTGGTCGCATTCCTGGCGCCATCCTCGGTTTTATCGTCGGCCATTTGTTTGATCGTGGTTACAGCCAGGATTTTAATCAGATGGGCGGTTTCGGGCGTTTTTTTGGCAAAGCCGACGATCTTAAGCGCCAGGCGGTATTCTTTCATGCCCTGTTTTCCTGCATGGGTCATGTAGCCAAAGCCAATGGTCAGGTGACCAGCGACGAGATTAAGATGGCTACGGCGCTGATGGATCAAATGGGCCTGAGCGGAGAAACCCGCAGCGAAGCCCAGCAGGCTTTCAGAGAGGGTAAAGCCGCAGATTTCCCCTTAAAACAAACCTTGCAGGAATTTCATCAGTCCTGCCATGGCCGCCGGGACATATTGCAGGTGTTTCTTGAGATCCTGATCCAGGCCGCCTACGCCGACGGTGGTCTGGATAGTGCTGAGCAGAAAGTGCTGGAAACCACTGCCAGCTATCTGGGCTTTCGTCAGCATGAGTTGCTGTATTTATTATCTGTTTATGAAGCGGAATTACGTTTCCGTACCCGCAGCCATCATCGGCGCAGTAGCAGTAGCAGTAGCAGAAGTGGTAGCGGGCCGAGGGGGCGAGGCACATACTCTGATGCCCAGAGTCTGAATGATGCCTATCAAATCCTTGGCGTGAAGAAAAGCGACGATATGGCGAAGATTAAAAAGGCCTATCGTAAGCTGATGAGCGAGAATCACCCCGATAAGCTGGTATCCAAAGGACTGCCCAAGCAGGCACTGGAGGTGGCTAAGACCAAAGCGCAGGATATTCAGGCGGCCTATGAGCTGATTAAGAAGCACCGCGAAGGCTGA
- a CDS encoding TRAP transporter substrate-binding protein, with translation MFGCSDQQTEVAETSATQQSYKWKLVTSWPKNFPGLGRAPETFADYVERMSAGRLTIQVYGAGELVPGFEVFDAVSSGTAQMGHAGSYYWKGKAPAAQIFTAIPFGMNVTEMNAWIHYGGGLELWRELYKPFGVIPFAGGNTGVQMAGWFKKEINSIEDLENLKMRMPGLGAEVLKKVGGMPVALPGGQIFTSLQTGAIDATEWVGPYNDLAFGLHKVADYYYYSGWHEPGAMLEFTVNEEAYRQLPEDLQAIIEVAARAVNQDMLDEYTARNNEALMALQDKHGVKVLPLPDDVMQALKQASLQVMEEQAAADPQFAKVYDSYRKFQRNVSRYHQLSEFEYYKNRQ, from the coding sequence ATGTTTGGTTGTTCTGATCAGCAGACGGAGGTCGCAGAGACATCGGCGACTCAGCAGAGCTATAAATGGAAGCTGGTAACCTCCTGGCCGAAAAACTTTCCCGGACTGGGCAGAGCACCGGAAACCTTTGCTGATTACGTTGAGCGTATGTCAGCGGGTCGATTAACCATACAGGTCTATGGTGCCGGCGAACTGGTACCGGGGTTTGAAGTGTTTGATGCAGTATCCAGTGGCACCGCGCAGATGGGCCATGCCGGAAGTTACTACTGGAAGGGCAAGGCGCCAGCGGCGCAGATTTTTACGGCTATCCCTTTTGGTATGAATGTCACGGAAATGAATGCCTGGATCCATTACGGCGGCGGACTGGAATTGTGGCGTGAGCTGTACAAGCCCTTTGGTGTGATCCCTTTTGCCGGGGGTAATACCGGCGTACAGATGGCAGGTTGGTTTAAAAAAGAAATCAACAGCATCGAAGATCTTGAGAATCTTAAGATGCGGATGCCCGGCTTAGGTGCCGAAGTGCTGAAAAAAGTCGGTGGTATGCCGGTGGCGCTGCCCGGTGGGCAGATTTTCACTTCTCTGCAAACCGGGGCTATTGACGCTACTGAGTGGGTCGGCCCTTATAATGATTTGGCTTTTGGACTGCATAAAGTGGCGGATTATTATTACTACTCCGGCTGGCACGAGCCCGGTGCCATGCTTGAGTTTACCGTTAACGAAGAGGCATACCGGCAGCTACCGGAGGATTTGCAGGCCATCATTGAAGTGGCGGCCAGGGCAGTTAATCAGGATATGCTGGATGAATATACCGCCCGTAACAATGAAGCGCTGATGGCGTTGCAGGATAAACATGGGGTCAAGGTGTTGCCTTTGCCCGATGATGTGATGCAGGCATTGAAACAAGCCTCGCTACAGGTGATGGAAGAGCAGGCTGCAGCGGATCCGCAATTTGCCAAAGTGTACGACTCCTATCGTAAGTTCCAGCGGAATGTCAGCCGTTATCACCAGTTATCGGAGTTTGAGTACTATAAAAATCGTCAGTAG
- the bolA gene encoding transcriptional regulator BolA, translated as MNIQSRIEEKLLSHFDPAYLEVVNESHQHNVPTGSETHFKVVLVSPSFSGERLINRHRAVNAVLRDELADHIHALALHTYTDSEWRGLYGGAPDSPDCLGGLKRKAS; from the coding sequence ATGAATATTCAGTCCAGAATCGAAGAAAAATTACTCAGTCATTTTGATCCTGCTTATCTGGAAGTGGTGAATGAGAGTCATCAGCACAATGTACCGACAGGCTCAGAAACCCACTTCAAGGTTGTGCTGGTATCACCTTCTTTTAGTGGTGAGCGCCTGATTAATCGCCACCGGGCGGTGAATGCGGTTCTGCGGGATGAATTGGCCGATCATATCCATGCATTGGCGCTGCACACCTACACTGACAGTGAGTGGCGGGGTTTGTATGGCGGGGCGCCTGATTCGCCCGATTGCCTGGGCGGATTAAAGCGCAAAGCCTCCTGA
- the surA gene encoding peptidylprolyl isomerase SurA produces the protein MKLNAVLCFLLFFPAAVSSQPQELDRVAVIVDQGVVLESEIQELVESVKRNAVASGQDLPSDQAVRTQATERLILTSLQMQMAERMGIQVSDPQLEQTIASIAESEGATVEQLRASLAAEGVSYDSYREEVRRELITGEVRRANVRRRVYITPQEVESLVRLMQQQGLEQAEYRLGHILIGFPPEPTEEDIESARDRADKVLELLNNGSDFAKIAIASSSGAKALEGGDMGWMNINAMPTLFAEAVQDKKTGELIGPIRSGAGFHILKVMDLKGIEQVEIVEVNSRHILIKPTVILSEERAKKMLEEFRQQILAGEADFAELAKEHSADPGSALKGGELGWSDPSAYVPAFKEALENLEKDQISQPFRSSHGWHIVQLLDRRIGDVTDKVQEEKAYRLLFNRKFAEETDDWLREMRDSAYIEVLE, from the coding sequence ATGAAACTAAACGCTGTACTATGCTTTTTACTGTTTTTCCCGGCTGCTGTAAGCAGTCAACCTCAGGAACTCGATCGTGTCGCAGTCATTGTTGACCAGGGTGTGGTGCTGGAAAGTGAGATCCAGGAACTGGTCGAATCGGTTAAACGTAATGCCGTTGCCTCTGGCCAGGATCTGCCATCAGATCAGGCGGTACGTACCCAGGCCACAGAACGTCTTATTCTGACCAGTTTGCAAATGCAGATGGCGGAACGTATGGGGATCCAGGTCAGCGATCCGCAACTGGAACAAACCATTGCCAGTATCGCCGAAAGCGAGGGTGCCACAGTGGAACAACTCAGGGCCAGCCTTGCCGCAGAGGGGGTAAGCTATGACAGCTACCGTGAAGAGGTTCGCCGCGAACTGATTACCGGTGAAGTACGCCGGGCCAATGTTCGCCGTCGGGTCTATATCACGCCTCAGGAAGTGGAAAGCCTGGTAAGACTGATGCAACAACAGGGCCTTGAACAGGCGGAATATCGACTTGGTCATATTCTGATCGGTTTTCCTCCCGAGCCAACAGAAGAAGATATCGAAAGCGCCAGAGACAGGGCTGACAAGGTGCTGGAATTGCTCAATAACGGCTCAGATTTTGCGAAAATTGCCATTGCATCTTCGTCCGGTGCCAAAGCCCTTGAAGGCGGCGATATGGGCTGGATGAATATCAACGCCATGCCTACCCTTTTCGCTGAGGCCGTACAGGACAAAAAAACCGGCGAACTGATTGGTCCGATTCGCAGCGGCGCCGGATTTCATATCCTCAAGGTGATGGATCTTAAAGGCATTGAGCAGGTAGAAATCGTTGAAGTTAACTCTCGCCATATTCTGATTAAGCCCACAGTGATCCTCAGTGAAGAGCGGGCAAAAAAGATGCTGGAAGAATTCAGACAACAGATTCTTGCCGGCGAGGCGGATTTTGCTGAACTGGCTAAAGAGCACTCAGCCGATCCCGGTTCTGCCCTCAAAGGTGGTGAGCTGGGCTGGTCAGATCCCAGTGCTTATGTGCCCGCTTTCAAAGAGGCACTGGAAAACCTTGAGAAAGATCAGATAAGTCAACCCTTCCGCTCATCTCATGGCTGGCACATTGTTCAGTTACTGGACAGACGGATTGGGGATGTCACCGATAAGGTTCAGGAAGAAAAGGCTTATCGACTGTTGTTTAACCGTAAGTTTGCCGAAGAAACCGATGACTGGTTGCGGGAAATGCGCGACAGCGCCTATATCGAAGTGCTGGAGTAA
- a CDS encoding methyltransferase has product MNTRLILTDKALELYRYPAESQHKSEQAWDAADEYMLGQLTAESGNLKIWILNDDCGALCCALADHTPRWIGDSLVSQLACRQNLNINNLAPDSVQFFDSLSIPAENPDLVLIKIPRTLALLEHQLCQLQSATTPRTRIIAGARVNQIHSSTLALFEKYLGPVTTSLAKKKARLIFCQPQENKHLLSPYPTCWKMPDMNWLIHNHANVFARQQLDIGARFMLKHLPEAQGKKVIDLGCGNGVLGMAMLCSASPDEVSFVDESFMAVASASQNVAHNLPEHLRRCTFVVSNCLDQIKTAKAHIILCNPPFHQQQRITDHVAWQMFKQARDCLYPGGELRIIGNRHLDYHHKLKRLFGGYHQVAANNKFSILSAIRR; this is encoded by the coding sequence ATGAATACCAGATTGATCCTAACAGATAAGGCCCTTGAACTTTATCGCTATCCGGCCGAATCCCAACACAAAAGCGAGCAGGCCTGGGATGCCGCCGATGAATATATGCTCGGGCAGCTCACAGCTGAATCTGGCAATCTGAAAATATGGATCCTGAATGATGATTGTGGAGCCCTGTGTTGCGCTTTGGCAGATCACACCCCAAGGTGGATAGGAGACTCACTGGTGTCACAATTGGCGTGCCGGCAAAACCTCAACATCAACAACCTGGCACCAGACAGTGTGCAGTTCTTTGATAGTCTGAGCATACCTGCCGAAAACCCGGATCTGGTGCTGATTAAAATCCCCAGAACTCTGGCATTACTTGAACATCAGCTTTGCCAGCTGCAATCTGCAACTACCCCGCGAACACGTATTATCGCTGGTGCCAGGGTTAACCAGATTCATTCTTCAACCCTGGCTCTGTTCGAAAAATACCTGGGACCAGTTACCACTTCACTGGCAAAGAAAAAAGCCAGGCTGATATTTTGCCAGCCACAAGAGAATAAACACCTGCTTTCACCCTATCCTACCTGCTGGAAAATGCCAGATATGAACTGGCTGATACACAATCATGCCAATGTATTTGCCCGCCAGCAACTGGATATCGGCGCCCGCTTTATGCTTAAGCACCTGCCTGAAGCGCAGGGAAAAAAGGTGATTGATCTGGGTTGCGGAAATGGGGTTCTGGGCATGGCCATGCTCTGTTCAGCCTCGCCGGATGAAGTCTCATTCGTGGATGAGTCTTTTATGGCGGTGGCCTCGGCGAGTCAGAATGTTGCACATAATCTGCCTGAACACTTACGCCGATGTACATTTGTTGTCAGCAATTGTCTTGACCAGATTAAAACAGCAAAGGCCCATATAATCCTCTGCAATCCGCCCTTTCATCAGCAACAGCGCATCACCGATCATGTTGCCTGGCAGATGTTTAAACAGGCCAGAGATTGCCTGTACCCGGGTGGCGAGCTGAGAATTATCGGCAATCGCCACCTGGACTATCATCACAAACTGAAACGCTTGTTTGGCGGCTATCATCAGGTTGCAGCAAATAATAAATTCAGTATCTTATCAGCCATCAGAAGATAA